One segment of Cutaneotrichosporon cavernicola HIS019 DNA, chromosome: 4 DNA contains the following:
- a CDS encoding uncharacterized protein (GAL4-like Zn(II)2Cys6 (or C6 zinc) binuclear cluster DNA-binding domain): MDHHSHMSVHTAPTSPDSKANSPSEGGFKPKLRVVERGSQACNECRRHKIRCHPALDDPDHHKACARCVRMQLECVFKKHNRGRKRKNPHPTDSPAESPAAKHSHHEPRSSHAHPAASGYYNNRGGSPERTLMSGVGRYPFMAVDQQLDMGPGAGPSRLPPSGTADSSLKRMVDVWEADDEDDGYSETSAIRHAPRPEPPRNREYVERSPRAEFVRELRPTGTAGSVGPANGHRGAEEPVAVNLITVEEGRTFFDLFVKHFNRAMAIIDPVIHTHDYVRQTSPFLYTVIMCIGSRYLDQVGQEPLAITHNDVHQDIVVMAQNHLMWAFAEALCRVDVVQAIVALTLWKEPDDDKAAFYFNRAVVLAQELRLSDNPPPHILDTMTDSERREVRHRQRLWMTLFSINSIFHMQFRQPMLIPTTDPLITTNHFWLKRGYTENIVADTWVVFSVDLRRRYLQYRERLTDAATNPLVLSTITKTLNEEWTAYLEAWIHEILQVGGRPSIVHKPRVWYASLALNLNLTILHHTLRIPPSERLPPPPPGPPRLQMRSIPAFDYCLNAATTVLFRFNDLEKEQLTYASDTLLHFALYAATFLWTLCRNPELYEFDQAEVEHTRNTILSVAEGLDRASAYPGSSPALHARYLRRLVRTGPYPQGSFDEAGADASAATDREGLMPPLVPFDSQYGGPIPAPGQTPATAMGELDIILSGNYPWSMPVGMDGGWIGPGSAPQVDPALFDQGGGSVPMAQQESSAYTNGSRRLASPPLPLHGGHA; encoded by the exons ATGGACCACCACAGCCATATGTCGGTCCACACGGCCCCAACATCGCCAGACTCAAAGGCAAATTCGCCGTCCGAAGGAGGGTTCAAGCCAAAGCTCCGAGTCGTAGAGCGCGGAAGCCAAGCATGCAACGAGTGCCGCCGTCACAAG ATCCGATGCCATCCAGCCCTCGATGACCCCGATCACCATAAGGCGTGTGCGCGTTGCGTGCGGATGCAGCTCGAATGCGTCTTTAAGAAGCACAATCGCGGCCGAAAGCGCAAGAACCC CCATCCAACAGACAGCCCAGCCGAGTCGCCAGCCGCCAAGCACTCACACCACGAACCACGCTCCAGCCACGCGCATCCGGCTGCGTCCGGATACTACAACAATCGGGGCGGCTCGCCGGAACGCACCCTCATGTCAGGCGTGGGCCGGTACCCCTTCATGGCGGTCGACCAGCAACTCGACATGGGTCCTGGCGCTGGTCCATCGCGTCTGCCCCCTTCTGGGACGGCCGACTCTTCGCTGAAAAGGATGGTCGACGTGTGGGAAgccgacgatgaggacgacggaTACTCTGAGACCAGCGCAATCCGTCAcgcgcctcgcccagaGCCTCCTCGCAACCGCGAGTACGTCGAGCGCTCACCTCGCGCCGAGTTTGTGCGTGAGCTTAGACCCACCGGCACTGCCGGTTCAGTAGGCCCCGCCAACGGGCACCGCGGAGCAGAGGAACCGGTGGCAGTCAACTTAATCACCGTGGAAGAGGGCAGGACATTCTTCGACCT CTTTGTCAAGCACTTCAACCGAGCCATGGCTATCATCGATCCTGTGATTCACACGCATG ACTATGTGCGTCAGACGTCGCCATTCCTTTACACCGTGATCA TGTGCATCGGCTCCCGCTACCTCGACCAAGTGGGCCAAGAGCCACTGGCCATCACGCACAACGATGTTCATCAGGACATTGTCGTCATGGCACAAAACCACCTCATGTGGGCCTTTGCCGAGGCGCTCTGCAGGGTCGACGTTGTCCAGGCAATCGTCGCGCTGACCTTGTGGAAGGAGCCCGACGATGACAAGGCGGCTTTCTATTTCAACAGG GCTGttgtcctcgcccaggAGCTGAGACTCAGTGACAACCCACCTCCGCACATCCTTGACACGATGACCGACTCGGAGCGCCGGGAAGTTCGTCACCGGCAACGTCTATG GATGACGCTGTTCTCCATCAACTCAATCTTCCACATGCAGTTCCGTCAGCCGATGCTCATCCCAACAACGGACCCACTCATCACGACCAACCACTTCTGGCTCAAGCGGGGTTACACTGAGAATATTGTCGCAGACACCTGGGTCGTCTTCAGCGTCGACCTCCGCAGGCGTTATCTCCAGTACCGCGAGCGGCTGACAGACGCGGCCACAAACCCGCTTGTCCTATCCACCATCACCAAGACGCTGAATGAAGAGTGGACTGCCTATTTGGAAGCATGGATCCACGAGATTCTCCAAG TTGGAGGCCGCCCGTCAATCGTCCACAAGCCCCGTGTCTGGTACGCCTCGCTtgcgctcaacctcaacctcacgATTCTCCATCACACGCTCCGTATCCCTCCCAGCGAGCGTCtacctccccctccccctgGGCCTCCCCGGCTTCAGATGAGGAGCATCCCGGCGTTTGACTACTGCCTCAACGCTGCGACGACGGTGCTGTTCCGTTTCAACGACCTCGAAAAGGAGCAACTTACCTACGCATCAGACACGCTCCTCCACTTTGCGCTGTACGCGGCCACGTTCCTGTGGACGCTGTGCCGTAACCCCGAGCTGTATGAGTTTgaccaggccgaggtcgagcacaCGCGCAACACGATTCTTAGCGTAGCCGAAGGCCTCGACAGGGCGAGCGCGTACCCAGGCTCTTCGCCCGCCCTGCACGCCCGCTATCTGCGCCGCCTTGTCCGCACCGGACCTTATCCGCAGGGTTCGTTTGACGAGGCCGGTGCCGACGCGTCCGCTGCGACCGACCGCGAGGGTCTGATGCCGCCTTTAGTTCCCTTCGACAGCCAGTACGGCGGTCCGATCCCTGCTCCAGGCCAAACTCCCGCTACAGCCatgggcgagctcgacatcATTCTCAGCGGCAACTACCCGTGGAGCATGCCTGTCGGCATGGACGGCGGGTGGATTGGGCCTGGCAGTGCGCCGCAGGTCGACCCGGCGCTGTTCGACCAGGGTGGCGGCTCTGTCCCGATGGCGCAGCAGGAGAGCTCGGCGTATACCAACggctcgcgccgcctcgcctctCCCCCGCTCCCTCTGCATGGCGGACATGCCTGA
- a CDS encoding uncharacterized protein (FAD dependent oxidoreductase), protein MYDALVLGAGVYGLSIATELTNRGLKVAIVARDLPEDDFSVGFASPWAGCNWCTFEERGDTPAAEWDAITFKYLGRLAEEHPNLCKRIPFVDLWPQKKPTPWFKGLVFNLEDIEGTPDKPLPGGYKHGASYESYILHAPNYMKHLAAGLRARGVPFIRRRLASLDEAYDLPETGSVDLVVNALALGNKSLLGVLDDKMYPAQGQTVLVKAPLVNTCTMSTGALDKTGPATMSDGELIAYIIPRPGPEGHVVCGGTYNKNNYSTLPSPTEAERILKDCYALDPLLAGPDGKSWRDIEVVAHNVGLRPSREGGVRLELEAREVGGPANGLVPKSRATKRRPVAVVHAYGPGGTGYQSSVGLAQKAADLVVGHLRSVPAASRL, encoded by the exons ATGTACGACGCCCTAGTCCTCGGAGCCGGAG TCTACGGCCTGTCGATCGCGACCGAGCTCACGAACCGTGGCCTCAAGGTTGCGATCGTGGCCCGCGATCTGCCAGAGGACGACTTTAGTGTTGGCTTTGCGAGCCCGTGGGCCGGGTGTAACTGGTGCACGTTTGAGGAGAGGGGTGACACGCCCGCGGCCGAGTGGGACGCCATCACGTTCAAGTATCTCGGCAGGTTGGCTGAGGAGCACCCGAACCTGTGTAAGCGGATTCCGTTTGTGGATCTGTGGCCGCAGAAGAAGCCGACGCCATGGTTCAAGGGACTGGTGTTTAAC ctcgaggacattgaGGGGACGCCCGACAAGCCCCTTCCAGGAGGGTACAAGCACGGCGCTTCGTACGAGTCGTACATCCTCCATGCGCCCAACTACATGAAGCACCTAGCGGCCGGCCTGCGCGCCCGTGGCGTGCCGTTCATCCGGCGTCGCCTAGCCTCTCTGGATGAGGCATACGACCTCCCCGAGACCGGCAGCGTCGACCTTGTAGTcaacgcgctcgcgctcggcaacaAGTCGCTCCTCGGGGTTCTGGATGACAAGATGTACCCCGCTCAGGGCCAGACTGtgctcgtcaaggcgccGCTCGTGAACACATGCACAATGTCGACTGGGGCGTTGGACAAGACAGGTCCTGCTA CCATGTCCGATGGCGAGCTGATTGCGTACATCATCCCCCGCCCCGGTCCCGAGGGCCACGTAGTCTGCGGCGGCACCTACAACAAGAACAACTACTCTACCCTGCCCTCCCCtaccgaggccgagcgcatcCTCAAAGACTGCTACGCCCTCGaccccctcctcgccggaCCGGACGGCAAGTCGTGGCGCGacatcgaggtcgtcgcgcacAATGTTGGACTCCGGCCTTCGCGAGAGGGTGGGGTTCGCCTGGAACtggaggcgcgcgaggttggcggGCCGGCCAACGGGCTGGTGCCCAAGTCGCGGGCTACCAAGCGCCGTCCCGTTGCTGTTGTTCACGCATACGGGCCCGGCGGGACGGGATACCAGAGCAGCGTGGGGCTTGCGCAGAAGGCTGCTGATCTTGTGGTCGGACACCTGCGCTCAGTGCCTGCTGCTTCGCGGCTCTAA
- a CDS encoding uncharacterized protein (1-aminocyclopropane-1-carboxylate deaminase), protein MSNVYKDKLASLPKETFLFGPSPVQFLPKMTSALGGKVNIYAKREDCNSGLAYGGNKVRKLEYLVADARAQGCDTLVSVGGVQSNHTRAVTATATACGMKAITIQEKWVPIDPPLYAEVGNILLSRIMGGDVRLNNEDFGIEHKAATQAAVREIEEKGGKPYYIPAGASDHPLGGMGFVNMVVELAEQEKTMGVFFDTLVVCSVTGSSHAGLIVGAVAEGKGRKVIGIDASGKPAQTKEQVARIARNTAKTLDPELEIPDSAIILDERFHAGIYGIPDDTTMEAIKFAAQTDAMITDPVYEGKSMAGMMALIKEGSIAAGSNVLYIHLGGQPALNAYSSYFPHN, encoded by the exons ATGTCCAACGTTTACAAGGACAAGCTGGCTTCTCTGCCCAAGGAGACGTTCCTG ttCGGGCCCTCCCCCGTCCAGTTCCTGCCCAAGATGAcctcggccctcggcggcaaAGTAAACATCTACGCCAAGCGTGAGGACTGCAACTCGGGCCTAGCGTACGGCGGGAACAAAgtccgcaagctcgagtACCTTGTTGCGGACGCCCGCGCCCAGGGTTGCGACACCCTCGTCTCAGTCGGTGGCGTACAAAGCAACCACACCCGTGCAGTCACAGCCACCGCAACGGCATGCGGAATGAAGGCCATAACAATTCAGGAGAAGTGGGTGCCCATCGACCCGCCCTTGTATGCCGAAGTGGGGAATATCCTCCTCTCGCGGATTATGGGGGGCGACGTACGGCTCAATAACGAGGATTTCGGGATCGAACATAAGGCGGCAACCCAGGCTGCTGTGCGGGAGAttgaggagaagggcggAAAGCCGTACTATATTCCGGCTGGAGCGAGCGATCATCCTCTGGGAGGAATGGGGTTCGTTAATATGGTGGTGGAGTTGGCGGAACAGGAGAAGACGATGGGTGTCTTTTTTGATACCCTGGTCGTGTGTAGTGTTACTGGATCTTCGCATGCGGGATTGATTGTGGgggcggtggcggagggcaaggggaggaaggttaTCGGTATCGATGCGAGTGGAAAGCCGGCCCAGACAAAGGAACAGGTGGCGCGGATTGCGCGGAACACGGCCAAGACTCTGGATCCCGAGCTGGAGATTCCCGACAGCGCTATCATCTTGGACGAACGGTTCCATGCCGGCATCTATGGTATTCCGGACGACACGACGATGGAGGCCATCAAAT TCGCGGCGCAGACGGACGCAATGATCACCGACCCAGTATACGAGGGCAAGAGCATGGCGGGAATGATGGCGCTCATCAAGGAGGGATCTATCGCGGCTGGAAGCAATGTCCTCTACATCCACCTGGGTGGACAGCCGGCCCTCAACGCGTACAGCTCGTACTTTCCGCACAACTAG
- a CDS encoding uncharacterized protein (Belongs to the mitochondrial carrier (TC 2.A.29) family) has protein sequence MARDVVPEVVLDELGESIAPAPKQHSPFIGFAAGILSGWTKLIVGHPFDTIKTRLQCAPPGTFNGAWDCLIKTVTKEGAFAVYKGASVPAVSWGITDAILMGSLHNYRACLKDAGFSEPNPDGTGSRLTLAGHSIAGLFAGWTNAAVAHPTETIKCKLQLQLVQPEHVPKQYSGPIDVVRQTCAAQGPLGMWRGLGASFIYRSCFAAMFGGFEIFNRLFNSWKGTSWEMSQGAANFVAGGMASNMYWFAALPLDNVKNRIMVDSPTAPRYKGVFDTYRQVWRETFDPKKGLAWNSAARVRNFYRGFVPVVLRAFPTNAAALAVWEATMRWATK, from the exons ATGGCCCGCGACGTCGTGCCAGAAgtggtcctcgacgagttgGGCGAGAGTATCGCTCCCGCGCCCAAGCAACACTCGCCATTCATCGGCTTCGCGGCGGGTATCCTCTCAGGATGGACAAAGTTGATAGTCGGGCATCCGTTTGATACCATCAAG ACACGACTACAATGCGCCCCACCAGGGACCTTCAACGGCGCGTGGGACTGTCTAATCAAGACGGTGACGAAAGAGGGCGCCTTCGCAGTGTACAAAGGCGCCTCAGTCCCCGCCGTATCATGGGGCATAACCGACGCGATCCTCATGGGCTCGCTGCACAACTACCGCGCATGTCTCAAGGATGCGGGGTTTAGCGAGCCGAACCCAGACGGAACGGGCAGTCGGTTGACGTTGGCGGGACATAGTATTGCGGGCTTGTTTGCCGGGTGGACAAA CGCGGCCGTCGCACACCCAACAGAAACGATCAAGTGCAAGCTCCAACTACAGCTCGTGCAGCCCGAACACGTGCCGAAGCAATACTCTGGTCCGATCGATGTCGTGCGTCAGACTTGTGCGGCACAGGGTCCATTGGGGATGTGGCGCGGTCTCGGGGCGAGCTTTATCTACCGCTCGTGCTTTGCGGCCATGTTTGGAG GGTTCGAGATCTTCAACCGCCTGTTCAACAGCTGGAAGGGGACGTCCTGGGAGATGTCGCAGGGTGCCGCCAACTTTGTCGCCGGCGGCATGGCAAGTAACATGTACTGGTTCGCTGCTTTGC CACTCGACAATGTCAAGAACCGGATCATGGTCGACTCGCCCACCGCCCCGCGATACAAGGGCGTTTTCGACACGTACCGCCAAGTCTGGCGGGAGACGTTTGACCCCAAGAAGGGATTGGCGTGGAACAGTGCTGCGCGCGTACGCAATTTCTATCGCGGATTCGTGCCGGTCGTGTTGAGGGCGTTCCCGACAAACGCAGCGGCACTGGCAGTGTGGGAGGCGACGATGCGGTGGGCCACAAAGTAG